The following DNA comes from Granulicella sibirica.
AGACGATGCGCTATGAAGATCCCCTTGCAAACGGACGTCCTTCAGCCTGAGCTGAAGGTATCGAAGCACATTTTGATCACTGGGGGCGCGGGCTTTGTTGGCTCGCACCTAGCGGACGGGCTACTGGCAGCAGGTCATCGTGTTCGCGTGCTGGATGATCTGATCCCTCAGGTTCATCAGAACGGACCGCCATCGTACCTCTCCGCTGAGGTGGAGTTGGTTGTTGGAGACGTGCGTGACCCGAATCTGCTGCGTGAGGTGCTGAAGGGTATCGACGTGGTCTTTCACTTTGCCGCGACTGTAGGTGTCGGGCAATCCATGTATGAGATCAGTCGCTACATGAGCGTTAACACGCAAGGCACGGCAGAGCTTCTGCAGGCGATCCTCGATACGAAGTCTCCGCTCCAGAAGCTGGTTGTGGCATCTTCCATGTCGATCTACGGAGAAGGCCGCTATGTCTGTGGTGGCTGTGGCCAGGCGGCTTTTCCGCCAGTGCGTCCGGTCTCACAGCTGAAGGCCGGGCATTGGGAGCTTCACTGCGATGCGTGCGGCGGCGTGCTTCAGCCGGAGCCGACGAACGAGACAAAACCTTCAGAGATTAACTCTATCTATGCGCTTTCCAAGCGCGACCAAGAGGAGTTATGTCTGATCTATGGCCGCACCTACGGTCTTCCTGTGACGGCACTGCGGTTCTTCAATATCTATGGGACTCGGCAGGCACTCTCCAACCCTTACACGGGCGTTGCGGCTATCTTTGCCTCCCGGTTAATTAACAACCAGGCCCCCCTGGTCTTTGAGGATGGTGAGCAGCAGCGTGACTTCGTCAGCGTGCATGACATTGTTCGCGCGAATATGTTGGCGATGGAGCGGCCAGAGTCTGACGGCGAGGTGATTAATATCGGTTGCGGCAAGCCGATCAAGATCCAGAGAGTAGCGGAGATACTTGCCGAGGCGCTGGGCAAGCCGGAGTTGAGGCCGGTCATCAGCCAGAAGTACCGGTCCGGCGATATACGGCATTGCTTCGCGGACCTGACGAAGGCGCGGCGGTTACTGGGATATGAGCCGCAGGTAAGCCATGAAGAAGGCTTTCGCGAACTGGCTGCGTGGCTTGCGCATCAGGAGGCGGAGGACAAGGCCGAGACGATGTTGCAGGAGTTGAGCACTTATGGCCTGACCGCCTAATGAGTGAATGCCGGACGCAGATGCAGAAAGGACATGGAGCCATGAAGAACTGGAAGCGACGCACGATCCTGATTACCGGAGGCGCCGGCTTCATCGGCTCGAACCTGGCGGAGCGCCTGCTGCAGGAGCCTGATACCCGGGTGCGGGTCTTCGACAATCTTTCGCGACCCGGCGTGGAGCATAACCTTCTCTGGCTGCAGGGCCTTGCGGACAGCGACCGGCTGGAGTTTGTGCAGGGCGATGTTCGGGATCCTTCCGACGTCTACGCGGCCTCTGCGGATGCCGACGAGATCTTTCATCTGGCGGCGCAGGTCGCGGTCACCACATCGATCGATGATCCGCGCATGGACTTTGAGGTGAACGCGGCAGGCACGTTCCATGTGCTTGAGGCCGCGCGCCGCGCCGGCAGGCGTCCATTCGTTCTGTTTACCTCAACAAACAAGGTGTATGGCTCCCTGTACGGAGTGCCGGTGAAGGTATCAGGAAGCCGGTACGTTGCGGAGAGTCCTGGTTTTCACGGCGTGAATGAGAGTGAAGCGCTCGACTTCCACTCGCCCTATGGATGCTCCAAGGGAGCGGCGGACCAATATGTGCGTGATTATGCACGTATTTACGACCTGCCGACGGTGGTGTTTCGCATGTCCTGCATCGCGGGTCCACGGCAGTTTGGCACCGAGGATCAGGGATGGGTTGCGCACTTTCTCTACTCGGTGCTGGAGCGCCGTCCGATCACCATCTATGGCGACGGCTTCCAGGTGCGCGACATTCTGCAAGTGCACGACCTGGTGGACGGCATGATGGCGGCTCGCAGCGCGCAGGGCCGCACGGCCGGCGAGGTGTATAACCTGGGCGGCGGACCGGAGCGGGCTGTATCGATCGTCGAGATGCTGGACGCGATTCAGGAGGAGACCGGGCTTGCGCCGGTACTGCAGTATGACGACGTTCGGCCGGGAGATCAGCCTCTTTACATCTCAGACACGAGCAAGCTCACCCTGCACACAGGATGGAAGCCACGACGCTCCTGCCGTGAGACCTTGAAGGCAATCCATGATTTCTGGAGCGGCAATCGTGCTCTGCTGCAGCATCAACGTCAGGCTGCGATCCAGGGCGAAGTCTCAGATCTTGTGGCGGAGGAGGTTGCATGAGATACGCCCTCGTCAATCCGAAATGGAGCTTTGAAGGCTCTACCTACTTCGGTTGCGCGGAGCCCCATTTTCCGCTGGAGTTGCTCTCCGCGCGAGAGGTTCTACGCGGTGCTGGGCAGGAGGTGTTGCTCATCGATGCGTGGATGGAAGATCTCACACCGGAGCAGGTCCGCAAGCGGCTGGAAGGCTTCCATGAGGATTTTCTGGTGATCCCGACAGCGCCTTCCTATCTGTTCTGGCGTTGTCCCCAGCCTGAGCTTCGGATTCCGCAGCAGTGGATTGCTGCGCTCAACCGATCATCCCGGAAGGTTGTGATCGGGCCGCACGGATCCGTCACGCCGCTGGCGACGCTGCGAAAGACGGGAGCCGATATTGTGCTGCGAGGAGAGCCGGATCAGACGCTGCCGCAACTGGCTTCCATACCACGGGAGATGATTGCCGGGTGCGTCTGGCGGGATGACGCCGGTCGCGTCAGCGCGACTCCCGGGCTGGGCGCAACCGACATGCGAGCGATTGGGATGCTGGACTACTCCGATTATCCCGTAGAGAAGCATGCGCATCTGCATCACATCTTCGCGGGCAATGGGGCGGACCACCTGCATCGCGGGGCTGAGGTGGAGTTTGCTCGTGGATGCCCGTACAGCTGCACGTTCTGCAATAAGACACTGTTCAGGAACAAATATCGTGAGCGTGAATTGAGCGCCGTGGTGGCGGAGATCGATCAGCTCATCGCGCGAGGGGTCGAGTATATCTACTTTATCGACGAGATCTTTGGTGTCGGCAAGCAGGTGCGTGCGTTGCTGGAAGAGATTGCGAAACGGCCGGTGTCCATAGGTTTTCAGACGCGCATCGACCTGTGGGATGAAAAATCGATCGAACTTCTGGCTCGGGCGCACTGTGTCTCCTTTGAATGCGGGGTGGAGTCGATCACCGACGAAGGTCGCGATGCGATGAACAAGAACTGCCGCATCACAACGGACCGCATTACGGAGCTGCTTGTGTATGCGCGGCAGCGGATTCCATGGGTGCAGGCGAATCTGATCAAGGTACGCGAAGACGACCCCGCCCAGGTGGCGGACTGGCAGGCAAATCTGAAGGCGCAGGGCGTATGGGTCAGCGAACCGGTACCGATGTTCCCGTTTCCCGGAAGTCCTGAGTACGTCACCACCTTCGGTGAGCAGCCGGATGAGAACGCCTGGGAGCGGGCGCATGACTTCTACCTGCAGCTGTTCGCAGATAAAGGCTTCAGCGACATCCAGGATCAGCAGCCTTTGACCCTGCGCGAACTGGAACAGGCGGATGAGGAGTTGGCATGCGTGTCCTGCTGACCACGGACACGATCGGAGGAGTATGGACGTTTGGCACAATCCTGGCGCATGGACTGATGGCGCGTGGTCACTCCGTGGCGCTCGTGAGTCTTGGCCGTGCACCCTCGAGATCGCAACTGGAATGGACTGTCAGGACCAGCGCGCAATTTGGAGCGGCGTTTCGCTACAAAGCATCTGAGGTTCCACTGGAATGGATGGCTGAGAATCAGTTCGCTTACTCTGACGCGGAGGGTTTGTTACTTCAGACCATCGGAGACTTTCAGGTGGAAGTTGTGCATGCAAGTCAGTTCTGCTTTGGAGCGCTGCAGGTCGAGGTGCCGAAGGTTCTGACAGCTCATAGCGATGTGCTGAGCTGGGCTGAAGCGTGTAGACCGGACGGGCTGGAAGACTCAAGATGGCTGAGGACGTACCAAGAGTTGGTCTCATGTGGACTTCAGGGAGCGGATCGTATTGTTGCTCCGACACAATGGATGCGCGATGCCCTGACGCGCAATTTTGCGGCGGCTTCGGGAGCGCGGGTGATTCTGAATGGCCGAAGCCTCACTCTTGAGCAGGAAAAGGAGTCGCGCACGTTGACTGCGGTGACCGTGGGGCGTGCCTGGGATGAGGCGAAAGGAATGGCAGTGTTGGACGAGATTGAAGCTTCTATACCGGTTCAGGTCATCGGAGAAGAAAGTTTCGCGGGGACCCAGGCGCCGCAGTGGGGAAAGGTGGAGTTCCTCGGCAGACGGGATGACGGCGAGGTTTTCAAAGCCCTTCGCCGCAGCAGCATTTATCTCGCGACTTCGATCTATGAGCCGTTCGGACTGGCTCCGCTCGAGGCGGCGCTCTGTGGGTGCGGTGTTGTTGCTCGGGATATCGAGAGTCTGCGCGAGGTCTGGGGCAGCGGCGCTGATTATTTCAGGGACGCCGACGGCCTGAGCAGGGCGATGCTGCGTTTGCGTGACTCCCAGCCGCAGCGCGAGGCTCTGCAGGCCCGGTCTCTGGCCCGTGCCCAGGAACTCTCGGCTGCACGGATGGTCGACGCATACATTGCTGAGTATGAAGAGATGCTGACCGCGCGGAGTGTGTCGCAGGAGGATGTGGCCGCTTATGCCATCTAAGCTTCGCATTGCTTACGTGGCACACACGCTTCGTTCGGACTGGAATAACGGCAACGCCCACTTTCTGCGGGGATGGATGCGAGCGTTGGCTGCCATGGGGCACGACGTTACCGTTGTGGAGCCCGAGACGGAGTGGTCCATAGAAAACCTGAGGACCGAGGCCCTGGGCGAGCACTCGCTTTCTCAGTTTGCAGCCCTGTACCCGGAACTGAACGTGAGGACCTATGCGCGGGGCGCAGGCGAAGACTGGTGGCGCGCGACGCTGAAGGATCAGGACATCGTCATCCTGCATGAATGGAATCCACCTGAGTATGCACAGCGACTGCTCAGCTTTCGAGATGAGCTTGGGTTTCTTCTGCTGTTTCATGATACGCATCACCGAGCCTCTTCAACGCCGGAGCAGATGGAGCGGTTCGGGCTTGCGCGGTTCGATTGTGTGCTCGCCTTTGGAGAAGCGCTTCGAACGATCTACCGGGAACGCTTCGGGCTTACACGGGTGTGGACGCTGCATGAAGCGGCGGATACGACGGTGTTCCGGCCTGAACCGTCTGCTATGAAGATCAGAGACGCGGTCTGGATCGGCAACTGGGGCGAGGGCGAACGATCCCATGAGATTCGGGACTATTACCTGAAACCTGCTGCCGCGCTGCGCGATGAAGCCAGGTTTGCGATCTACGGCGTGCGTTATCCGCCGGAAGGCCTGGACGCTTGCAGCCAGGCCGGGGTAAGTTACGGTGGCTACCTGCCCAACCTGGATGCGCCTGCGGTATATGCCGGCGCGCGGCTGACCGTTCATATTCCCAGGCAGCAGTACAGCACGGCGATGGCGGGCATCCCGACGATTCGAGTGTTTGAGGCTCTGGCTTGCGGGATACCATTGATCTCCGCGCCATGGCAGGACTGTGAGGAGCTGTTTCGACCCGGTGATTTCACGATGGTGCACAGCCGTGCGGAGATGATCGCGGCGATGCGCAGGCTTTGGAACGACCCGGCAGCGGCTGAAGGGCAGAGAGCCCGCGGGCTGAAGACCATCCTGGCGCGTCATACCTGCGCTCATCGCGCACAGCAACTAACGGATATTTGTGAGGAGTTGAACGGGTGAAGATCTTTGCGTTTGGATCGAGTATTGTGTCGTCTTACTGGAACGGCGCGGCTACCTACTACCGCGGCTGTTACAAATACCTCTCGAGACGAGGTCATCAGATTACGTTTGCCGAGCCGGATGCGTATGGGCGGCAGCAGCGTCGCGACTCAGATGATTTCTCCTATGTGCGTTCTCTCGTATACCAGCCGGAAATCGATCTGGATGCGATGCTGAAGCTGGCGGGCGAAGCGGACGTCATTGTGAAGCACAGCGGGATCGGGGTGGATGACGAGACGCTGGAGCGTCGGATCCTGGAGCGTCAGGGCAGCGCGGCCATCACCTTCTGGGATGTGGATGCGCCTGCGACGATCGCGCGCATGCACGCGGATGGGAATGACGCCTTCAGGATCTCCATGCCGCAGTATGATGCGGTGCTGACGTATGGCGGCGGTCCGTGGTGCCGCGAGCAGTACCTTGCGCTTGGCGCGCGGGCTTACTTCAGCATATATAACGGGCTGGATCCGGAGACGCACCATCCCGTGCCGCTGGATGTCTCGCTACGCTGTGACGTAGCCTTTCTTGGGAACCGGCTGCCGGACCGTGAGGCGCGGGTCGAGGAACTGTTTCTCAGAGCGGCTGATCTGGCGCCCGAGAGCAGCTTCCTGCTTGGCGGCGAGGGCTGGGGAGATAAGCAGATTCCGCCGAATGTGCGGTACATCGGTCATGTACCGACCGCCGATCACAACCGGGTGAATTGCTCGGCCGGCATGGTCATGAACATCAATCGGGCGTCCATGGCATCCTCCGGCTTTTCACCGCCGACGCGTGTGTTTGAGGTCGCGGGCGCCGGAACGTGCCTGCTCTGTGACGACTGGCCGGGGATCGATGATTGCTTTAAGCCGGGATCTGAGATCCTGGTGGTGAAGACGGCGGAGGACGTGGTGCGTGCCCTGGCAGAGCACGATGATGCCAGCCGCCGAAGGATCGGCGAGGCCTTCCATTCGAGGGGTCTGCGGGATCATACCTATGCCCAGCGTGCAGCGCAGGCGGAGGCGGCCTTTGAGCACTGTCTGCGGGAGCGCGCGCTGGTATGAGGATCGTTGTGTATGGATTGACGGTTACGTCGTCCTGGGGTAACGGACATGCGACGACGTATCGGTCCTTGCTGAAGGCTTTAACCCGGCGAGGCCATCAAATTGTGTTCGTCGAAAAGGACGTGGAGTGGTACCGGAGCAACCGCGATCTTCCGCGTCCCGCGTTCTGCACGGTTGAGCTGTACGATGACTGGGCCGCAGAGGAGACACGCCTGGTTCGCTTGAGTCTGGACGCAGATGCGGTCATTGTTGGCTCGTACTTTCATGACGCAATCGCGGCTTCGCAGGCTTTGTTCGCCCAGGTACGATGTCCCGTGCTGTTCTATGACATCGACACGCCGATTACCTTGAACCGGCTGCGGGAGAACGGTGGAACAGAGTATCTGGATGGACGGCAAATCCCGGCCTACTCGGCTTACTTGAGCTTCACCAGCGGGCCCGCACTTCAGGAGATTGAACAGAGGTTTGGAGCTCGGCGGGCTGTCGCGTTCTTTTGTTCGGTCGATCCCGAGATCTATCATCCTACCGCGATCCAGGCAGAGTTTCAGTGCGCGCTCAGCTATCTGGGCACGTATGCCGGGGACCGGCAGGGTAAGCTGATGGAGCTTTTGAACCATGCCGCCGGTATGCTGCCGGCAGAGCGGTTCGTGGTCGCGGGACCGCAGTATCCGGACACGCTCAGCTGGAATGCGAACGTCGAACGCATCATTCATCTTCCACCTCCGGATCATCCGGCCTTCTACTCTTCCTCCCGGTTTACGCTCAATCTGACGCGGAGCGACATGGTGGCAGCTGGGTACTCTCCTTCGGTTCGTCTGTTTGAGGCCTCTGCATGTGGAGCCGCTATCCTCTCCGATTCATGGCCCGGTCTGACGGAGTTCCTGACGCCCGGCGAAGAGGTTCTGCTTCCTGCAAACGGTGAGGAGGTTGCACGGATGGTGACCGGCATCTCTGAAGAAGAACGTACGCGCATGGGAGCGCGGGCGCGGGAGAGAGTGCTGGCCGCCCACACCTCAGAGCATCGGGCGATTGAGTTTGAGCGGATTGTGAGCGAGTGTGCGTGACCCGGCTCAGAGCGGGTGAATGAGCAGCTCAGCCAGGCTGGACACGGCGCGGGTGGGTGACTCAGCCTGAAGGGTTGCAAGCGGAAAGATGCCGGTGGCAACGGCAATAATATCCAGGCCGTTGGAGTGTGCGGCACGAACGTCAGCCGGCGTATCGCCTACGACGCAGATGCTTGCGTCGGCGCGGGTGAGGCTGCGTGCCGTCTCAACCGCTGACTTGAAGACTTCATGACGGAATTCATGCGCATTGCTGTAACCGCCGAAGTGAAAGCGATCGAGCAGGCCGGCGTGCGCAAGCTTGACGCGGCCGATGCCCTCCAGGTTTCCTGTCGCGACGCCGAGGATGGCGCCCTTCGCGCGAAGGTGATCGAGTACCTCAGGCACCTGCGGCAACACCTGCAGCCGAAGGTCCGCCTGATCGCGCGTCACGAATGCGCACATGCGTTGCTGCATCTCAGGGAGGCGAGGTCTCCATTGATGATCGGGAACACCGGCCAGGGCCAGCGCATCGCGCAGAATGCCGTTATCCACATTGCCCTGCGCGGTCACGCCATCGAGGTTCAGAGAGCGGCCGGCCAGTTCCGTCAGGGCGTCGCAGAAGGCGAAGTAGTGCACGGCATCGGTGGCATTGAGCAGCGTTCCATCAATGTCGAACAGGTACACATCATAAGCATCCCAGGGCGTCATCTTCTAAGGGTACCTAAAGTCTGATGGATGGATGCGAGCGGTTGAGACCAGTCTCCCGGCCGCGTCTGGCGAAACAGGCGCAGCGATGGATACCAGGGACTATCCTCGCGGTCGGTCATCCATCGCCAGTCCGCGGCATGCTCCAGCAGCACCCACGCGGAAATCTGGAGTGCGCCAGCCAGATGCGCGGCCAGGGTATCCACCGTGATGACAAGATCAAGACCCGCTATGGCGGCGGCCAGTGCTGGCAGTCCTGGCTCGGCCACTTCCATGCGGCGGTCTGTTTCATGGTTCGTACCACCCTGCAGGTTTACAAAATCAAACCCGGCAGTGCTCAGGAGGGAATCAAACGCTGCCAGCGGAATGGAGCGGCCCTTGTTCCACTCGCCCGCCGCCCAGACGAGGCCAACACGAGGCTTGGAGCGCTGTACGGGCGGAACCGGCGCGCTGAGGTACCGGGTGGCGATGGGCAGATGAGCGAGCGTGGTGCGGAATAGGTAGGGAAGCTCCGTGATCTCAACCTGCGCCTCCCAGACGCAGGGCTGCTCCCAGGTAATGACCTGGTCCACGCCATCGAAGCAGGGGGCCAGCCCAAGCAGGTTGGGCGGAACCTGCCAGGTCACGGATCGCGCCAGCGCCTTGAGTTGAGGCGCGTAGCGGAACATCTGAACGGCATCGCCCAGCCCATGCAGGGAGCGAACGATGACATCCTTGCCGGCCAGTGATTCCCCCGACCAGAAGCGGTGGGGATCGGGGGTATGGCCGGCGCGTATGCGGTCGCTTGCCTGCCACGCCGGTTCAAACTCCCCCGCAAGCATGTGTACCTGCCACAAACCTGCGTCGATGCGATCCGCCGAGCATGCGTACTGGCGGGCCAGATCGAAGTGCTGAAGTGCACCCGGAAGATCACGCTGGCTCAAGCAGTGCTCGGCTTCTGCTAAGTGATTCATCGATGCGGTCTAATGTTTTGGGTAGACGGAGTGAGGGCCATCCGGCGGCACCTGGATGGCGTGAGCGCGGCACAGGTAGACCTCTTCTTCTGGTTGAGCCTCAATGCTGAAACCCGCGGACCGAAGCATGGCTTCCGCGCAGGCGCGGTTGGGAACCCACCAGTTGGTCTCATCGTGAGAGTAACGATGCTCAATGAAGTGCATCTTGGGATACCCGGATTGGTCGAACGGCGCGGGAGCAGAGAAATCATAATCCTCTTCTACGACAGCAAGCTCTCGGCTTCCACGCTGCATGGACTGAAACAGGAGCAGGTCATTCGCCACATGCTCGTGGATCAGGTCCAGCGCGAGCAGCGGATGGCGAAGGTGGTAAAGCACTCCCATAAAGATGACCAGGTCGAATCGCTCGCGCAGCGAGGCCACGTCCCAGACGGGAAGACGTTCAAAGCAGACGTCGAGCCCGGAGATCTCGGCGGCAAAACGGGCCTGCGCAAGGTATCGGTCATCGGTATCGATGCCAAGTACACGGTCCGCGCCGCGGCGCTTCATCTCCAGCGAATAAAATCCTGCGTTGCAGCCGATATCCAGCACGGTCAATCCGGTCATGTCGGCTGGGAGGGTCGTGCGGAAGCGATCGTATTTCACCTCTGGGTAGTCGCCCAGAAAGTGATCCGGCGCCGTGGCGATCCCACCCAGGCGGAGGTTATGGAACCAGGGACCAAGGTCACGA
Coding sequences within:
- a CDS encoding NAD-dependent epimerase/dehydratase family protein; translation: MKIPLQTDVLQPELKVSKHILITGGAGFVGSHLADGLLAAGHRVRVLDDLIPQVHQNGPPSYLSAEVELVVGDVRDPNLLREVLKGIDVVFHFAATVGVGQSMYEISRYMSVNTQGTAELLQAILDTKSPLQKLVVASSMSIYGEGRYVCGGCGQAAFPPVRPVSQLKAGHWELHCDACGGVLQPEPTNETKPSEINSIYALSKRDQEELCLIYGRTYGLPVTALRFFNIYGTRQALSNPYTGVAAIFASRLINNQAPLVFEDGEQQRDFVSVHDIVRANMLAMERPESDGEVINIGCGKPIKIQRVAEILAEALGKPELRPVISQKYRSGDIRHCFADLTKARRLLGYEPQVSHEEGFRELAAWLAHQEAEDKAETMLQELSTYGLTA
- a CDS encoding GDP-mannose 4,6-dehydratase, giving the protein MKNWKRRTILITGGAGFIGSNLAERLLQEPDTRVRVFDNLSRPGVEHNLLWLQGLADSDRLEFVQGDVRDPSDVYAASADADEIFHLAAQVAVTTSIDDPRMDFEVNAAGTFHVLEAARRAGRRPFVLFTSTNKVYGSLYGVPVKVSGSRYVAESPGFHGVNESEALDFHSPYGCSKGAADQYVRDYARIYDLPTVVFRMSCIAGPRQFGTEDQGWVAHFLYSVLERRPITIYGDGFQVRDILQVHDLVDGMMAARSAQGRTAGEVYNLGGGPERAVSIVEMLDAIQEETGLAPVLQYDDVRPGDQPLYISDTSKLTLHTGWKPRRSCRETLKAIHDFWSGNRALLQHQRQAAIQGEVSDLVAEEVA
- a CDS encoding TIGR04295 family B12-binding domain-containing radical SAM protein → MRYALVNPKWSFEGSTYFGCAEPHFPLELLSAREVLRGAGQEVLLIDAWMEDLTPEQVRKRLEGFHEDFLVIPTAPSYLFWRCPQPELRIPQQWIAALNRSSRKVVIGPHGSVTPLATLRKTGADIVLRGEPDQTLPQLASIPREMIAGCVWRDDAGRVSATPGLGATDMRAIGMLDYSDYPVEKHAHLHHIFAGNGADHLHRGAEVEFARGCPYSCTFCNKTLFRNKYRERELSAVVAEIDQLIARGVEYIYFIDEIFGVGKQVRALLEEIAKRPVSIGFQTRIDLWDEKSIELLARAHCVSFECGVESITDEGRDAMNKNCRITTDRITELLVYARQRIPWVQANLIKVREDDPAQVADWQANLKAQGVWVSEPVPMFPFPGSPEYVTTFGEQPDENAWERAHDFYLQLFADKGFSDIQDQQPLTLRELEQADEELACVSC
- a CDS encoding glycosyltransferase family 4 protein — protein: MRVLLTTDTIGGVWTFGTILAHGLMARGHSVALVSLGRAPSRSQLEWTVRTSAQFGAAFRYKASEVPLEWMAENQFAYSDAEGLLLQTIGDFQVEVVHASQFCFGALQVEVPKVLTAHSDVLSWAEACRPDGLEDSRWLRTYQELVSCGLQGADRIVAPTQWMRDALTRNFAAASGARVILNGRSLTLEQEKESRTLTAVTVGRAWDEAKGMAVLDEIEASIPVQVIGEESFAGTQAPQWGKVEFLGRRDDGEVFKALRRSSIYLATSIYEPFGLAPLEAALCGCGVVARDIESLREVWGSGADYFRDADGLSRAMLRLRDSQPQREALQARSLARAQELSAARMVDAYIAEYEEMLTARSVSQEDVAAYAI
- a CDS encoding CgeB family protein encodes the protein MPSKLRIAYVAHTLRSDWNNGNAHFLRGWMRALAAMGHDVTVVEPETEWSIENLRTEALGEHSLSQFAALYPELNVRTYARGAGEDWWRATLKDQDIVILHEWNPPEYAQRLLSFRDELGFLLLFHDTHHRASSTPEQMERFGLARFDCVLAFGEALRTIYRERFGLTRVWTLHEAADTTVFRPEPSAMKIRDAVWIGNWGEGERSHEIRDYYLKPAAALRDEARFAIYGVRYPPEGLDACSQAGVSYGGYLPNLDAPAVYAGARLTVHIPRQQYSTAMAGIPTIRVFEALACGIPLISAPWQDCEELFRPGDFTMVHSRAEMIAAMRRLWNDPAAAEGQRARGLKTILARHTCAHRAQQLTDICEELNG
- a CDS encoding CgeB family protein, with the translated sequence MKIFAFGSSIVSSYWNGAATYYRGCYKYLSRRGHQITFAEPDAYGRQQRRDSDDFSYVRSLVYQPEIDLDAMLKLAGEADVIVKHSGIGVDDETLERRILERQGSAAITFWDVDAPATIARMHADGNDAFRISMPQYDAVLTYGGGPWCREQYLALGARAYFSIYNGLDPETHHPVPLDVSLRCDVAFLGNRLPDREARVEELFLRAADLAPESSFLLGGEGWGDKQIPPNVRYIGHVPTADHNRVNCSAGMVMNINRASMASSGFSPPTRVFEVAGAGTCLLCDDWPGIDDCFKPGSEILVVKTAEDVVRALAEHDDASRRRIGEAFHSRGLRDHTYAQRAAQAEAAFEHCLRERALV
- a CDS encoding CgeB family protein, which produces MRIVVYGLTVTSSWGNGHATTYRSLLKALTRRGHQIVFVEKDVEWYRSNRDLPRPAFCTVELYDDWAAEETRLVRLSLDADAVIVGSYFHDAIAASQALFAQVRCPVLFYDIDTPITLNRLRENGGTEYLDGRQIPAYSAYLSFTSGPALQEIEQRFGARRAVAFFCSVDPEIYHPTAIQAEFQCALSYLGTYAGDRQGKLMELLNHAAGMLPAERFVVAGPQYPDTLSWNANVERIIHLPPPDHPAFYSSSRFTLNLTRSDMVAAGYSPSVRLFEASACGAAILSDSWPGLTEFLTPGEEVLLPANGEEVARMVTGISEEERTRMGARARERVLAAHTSEHRAIEFERIVSECA
- a CDS encoding HAD family hydrolase; this translates as MTPWDAYDVYLFDIDGTLLNATDAVHYFAFCDALTELAGRSLNLDGVTAQGNVDNGILRDALALAGVPDHQWRPRLPEMQQRMCAFVTRDQADLRLQVLPQVPEVLDHLRAKGAILGVATGNLEGIGRVKLAHAGLLDRFHFGGYSNAHEFRHEVFKSAVETARSLTRADASICVVGDTPADVRAAHSNGLDIIAVATGIFPLATLQAESPTRAVSSLAELLIHPL
- a CDS encoding ADP-heptose--LPS heptosyltransferase, producing the protein MSQRDLPGALQHFDLARQYACSADRIDAGLWQVHMLAGEFEPAWQASDRIRAGHTPDPHRFWSGESLAGKDVIVRSLHGLGDAVQMFRYAPQLKALARSVTWQVPPNLLGLAPCFDGVDQVITWEQPCVWEAQVEITELPYLFRTTLAHLPIATRYLSAPVPPVQRSKPRVGLVWAAGEWNKGRSIPLAAFDSLLSTAGFDFVNLQGGTNHETDRRMEVAEPGLPALAAAIAGLDLVITVDTLAAHLAGALQISAWVLLEHAADWRWMTDREDSPWYPSLRLFRQTRPGDWSQPLASIHQTLGTLRR
- a CDS encoding TIGR04290 family methyltransferase; its protein translation is MHATPHPLLEDQQQLERRIRDLGPWFHNLRLGGIATAPDHFLGDYPEVKYDRFRTTLPADMTGLTVLDIGCNAGFYSLEMKRRGADRVLGIDTDDRYLAQARFAAEISGLDVCFERLPVWDVASLRERFDLVIFMGVLYHLRHPLLALDLIHEHVANDLLLFQSMQRGSRELAVVEEDYDFSAPAPFDQSGYPKMHFIEHRYSHDETNWWVPNRACAEAMLRSAGFSIEAQPEEEVYLCRAHAIQVPPDGPHSVYPKH